A single genomic interval of Halobacillus halophilus DSM 2266 harbors:
- a CDS encoding vWA domain-containing protein, with protein sequence MKAGRLKQILLLTDGCSNHGEDPIAVAALARNQGVTVNVIGVLDDRQNEKPQGLEEVESIAEAGGGVSQIVYQKSLSQTVQMVTRQAMTQTIQGVVNKELQEILGEGQSIEELPPATRSEVVEVVEDLGEACELEVLVLVDTSASMQHKLPTVKEALYDLSLSLNARTGSNQFSIYTFPDVKHTIRRVIKWTPELGEINGVFSKLSSGGYTPTGPALKEALYAFTEKPLFRGMQDGEDPYEETGF encoded by the coding sequence ATAGCCGTAGCAGCTCTGGCTAGAAATCAGGGAGTAACGGTCAATGTGATTGGCGTTCTTGACGATCGGCAGAATGAGAAGCCTCAAGGGCTTGAAGAAGTTGAATCGATTGCCGAGGCAGGTGGAGGCGTCAGTCAAATTGTATATCAGAAAAGTTTGTCCCAAACCGTACAGATGGTTACGAGGCAAGCCATGACTCAAACCATTCAGGGTGTCGTTAATAAAGAATTACAGGAAATTCTGGGAGAAGGCCAAAGTATTGAAGAGCTGCCGCCCGCTACAAGGAGTGAAGTAGTGGAAGTGGTGGAAGATTTAGGCGAGGCATGTGAACTTGAAGTACTTGTACTTGTGGATACAAGCGCGAGTATGCAGCATAAATTACCTACCGTGAAAGAAGCGCTTTATGATCTTTCTTTGAGTCTCAACGCACGTACCGGATCAAATCAATTCAGTATTTATACATTTCCTGATGTAAAACATACGATCCGGCGGGTCATTAAATGGACTCCGGAACTCGGAGAAATCAATGGCGTTTTTTCTAAACTTTCAAGCGGTGGATACACGCCTACGGGCCCTGCGCTGAAAGAAGCTCTCTATGCCTTTACTGAAAAACCTCTCTTCAGAGGCATGCAGGATGGAGAAGATCCTTATGAAGAAACAGGATTTTAA